In the Mytilus trossulus isolate FHL-02 chromosome 1, PNRI_Mtr1.1.1.hap1, whole genome shotgun sequence genome, one interval contains:
- the LOC134718199 gene encoding uncharacterized protein LOC134718199 isoform X2: MQRKSEFPNYGYCWKETITALTNDCKQLTAEVQGKLALAYLNCFLQMQDLPIYECYVTQKLSECTQNMKDSDRSSMATFFTHTQNICYFLEAQVWHDETERTIKRLATSSEDVATQLEETSELQNEMLHQQKESMTNQQEILEKSVNLSNIISTSSDNMHKIFDEYKNATNEQRLLIGDLFDKFSHLQSMMLGEFTGLYSILYYAVMVLMSYFLTSTPRTAAARFWLFGVATVNILLERFAISWLISEENQLAGSGSDIDEAVYMYQKLCRKISGAVALLILGISAYCYQDLNVINNQLLWDIKRKIENLEIKNTGLGNQNKEIVSALNADSRSDTISCTLQGYNSNTDRPSTLTAAADTTGYESDSGCSESSISTESLSGNTDNTYVPSSLSTVESYSTCYSWESSQMTLTDELRDIRGATPLKELAEQIDAWAKTGKYRQPSPIRSMESRFADLTGSRVTRSITPQPSTSKNSYSQKYFLRQRSPKTLPYNQTEYFESPGSFAKTVKSLEKITRKNSLLTRNNIKEQKRSPLCDK; the protein is encoded by the exons ATGCAAAGAAAAAGTGAATTTCCAAACTATGGATATTGTTGGAAAGAAACAATAACTGCACTCACTAACGATTGCAAGCAGTTGACAGCTGAAGTCCAAGGAAAACTCGCTCTTGCATATTTGAACTGCTTTTTACAAATGCAAGATCTACCAATATATGAATGTTATGTTACTCAGAAATTATCAGAATGTACACAGAATATGAAGGATTCTGATCGAAGCTCAATGGCAACGTTCTTTACACATACACAGaatatttgctattttttagAAGCCCAGGTTTGGCATGATGAGACCGAGCGAACCATTAAAAGACTTGCAACAAGCTCGGAAGATGTCGCTACACAACTCGAAGAAACAAGTGAACTTCAAAATGAAATGCTTCACCAGCAAAAGGAATCAATGACTAACCAGCAAGAGATTCTGGAAAAATCAGTCAATTTGAGTAACATTATATCAACATCTTCTGataatatgcataaaatatttgatgaatataaaaatgcaaCAAATGAACAGCGTCTCCTTATTGGggatttatttgataaattttctcaCCTTCAGTCAATGATGTTAGGAGAATTCACTGGTTTATATTCAATTCTATACTATGCTGTTATGGTGCTTATGTCATATTTTCTGACATCAACGCCTCGTACTGCTGCAGCAAGGTTTTGGTTATTTGGGGTAGCAACAGTCAACATCTTGTTAGAGAGATTTGCCATATCTTGGCTGatatcagaagaaaatcaaCTAGCAGGAAGTGGAAGTGATATCGat gAGGCAGTTTATATGTACCAGAAGCTTTGCAGGAAGATATCCGGTGCAGTGGCTTTACTTATATTGGGAATTTCAGCTTACTGCTACCAAGATTTAAATGTCATCAATAACCAACTCTTATGGGATATCAagagaaaaattgaaaacttggAAATCAAAAACACTGGACTAG GCAATCAGAACAAAGAAATTGTGAGTGCTTTGAATGCAGATAGCAGAAGTGACACTATCTCATGTACATTACAAGGATATAACAGTAATACAGATAGACCCAGTACATTAACAGCAGCTGCTGATA CAACAGGTTATGAAAGTGACAGTGGTTGTAGTGAGAGTAGTATATCTACAGAGAGTTTGTCTGGGAATACTGATAACACATATGTACCCTCGTCTTTGTCTACCGTGGAGAGCTATTCTACATGTTATTCCTGGGAATCCAGTCAGATGACACTTACTGATGAGCTAAGGGATATACGTGGTGCTACACCTCTTAAGGAGCTGGCAGAACAAATTGATGCTTGGGCAAAAACTGGAAAATACAGACAACCTTCACCAA TCCGTAGTATGGAGTCAAGATTTGCAGACCTGACTGGAAGTAGAGTTACCAGATCTATAACACCACAACCA agTACTAGTAAAAATAGTTACAGCCAGAAATATTTTCTTAGACAGAGAAGTCCCAAAACATTGCCATACAATCAGACAGAATATTTTGAATCGCCTGGAAGTTTTGCCAAAACTGTAAAATCCTTGGAGAAGATCACAAGAAAAAACAGTTTACTGACTAGAAATAACATCAAAGAACAGAAAAGATCCCCACTGTGTGATAAATGA
- the LOC134718199 gene encoding uncharacterized protein LOC134718199 isoform X1, with translation MILRGVFCFSSLTVLLFLIVLVEVKFTNLDKSKLQAGKTEFELMQRKSEFPNYGYCWKETITALTNDCKQLTAEVQGKLALAYLNCFLQMQDLPIYECYVTQKLSECTQNMKDSDRSSMATFFTHTQNICYFLEAQVWHDETERTIKRLATSSEDVATQLEETSELQNEMLHQQKESMTNQQEILEKSVNLSNIISTSSDNMHKIFDEYKNATNEQRLLIGDLFDKFSHLQSMMLGEFTGLYSILYYAVMVLMSYFLTSTPRTAAARFWLFGVATVNILLERFAISWLISEENQLAGSGSDIDEAVYMYQKLCRKISGAVALLILGISAYCYQDLNVINNQLLWDIKRKIENLEIKNTGLGNQNKEIVSALNADSRSDTISCTLQGYNSNTDRPSTLTAAADTTGYESDSGCSESSISTESLSGNTDNTYVPSSLSTVESYSTCYSWESSQMTLTDELRDIRGATPLKELAEQIDAWAKTGKYRQPSPIRSMESRFADLTGSRVTRSITPQPSTSKNSYSQKYFLRQRSPKTLPYNQTEYFESPGSFAKTVKSLEKITRKNSLLTRNNIKEQKRSPLCDK, from the exons ATGATATTAAGAGGGGTTTTCTGTTTCTCCTCCCTCACTGTTCTTTTGTTTCTTATTGTTTTAGTAGAGGTTAAGTTCACAAACTTGGACAAGTCAAAATTGCAAGCTGGAAAGACTGAATTTGAATTAATGCAAAGAAAAAGTGAATTTCCAAACTATGGATATTGTTGGAAAGAAACAATAACTGCACTCACTAACGATTGCAAGCAGTTGACAGCTGAAGTCCAAGGAAAACTCGCTCTTGCATATTTGAACTGCTTTTTACAAATGCAAGATCTACCAATATATGAATGTTATGTTACTCAGAAATTATCAGAATGTACACAGAATATGAAGGATTCTGATCGAAGCTCAATGGCAACGTTCTTTACACATACACAGaatatttgctattttttagAAGCCCAGGTTTGGCATGATGAGACCGAGCGAACCATTAAAAGACTTGCAACAAGCTCGGAAGATGTCGCTACACAACTCGAAGAAACAAGTGAACTTCAAAATGAAATGCTTCACCAGCAAAAGGAATCAATGACTAACCAGCAAGAGATTCTGGAAAAATCAGTCAATTTGAGTAACATTATATCAACATCTTCTGataatatgcataaaatatttgatgaatataaaaatgcaaCAAATGAACAGCGTCTCCTTATTGGggatttatttgataaattttctcaCCTTCAGTCAATGATGTTAGGAGAATTCACTGGTTTATATTCAATTCTATACTATGCTGTTATGGTGCTTATGTCATATTTTCTGACATCAACGCCTCGTACTGCTGCAGCAAGGTTTTGGTTATTTGGGGTAGCAACAGTCAACATCTTGTTAGAGAGATTTGCCATATCTTGGCTGatatcagaagaaaatcaaCTAGCAGGAAGTGGAAGTGATATCGat gAGGCAGTTTATATGTACCAGAAGCTTTGCAGGAAGATATCCGGTGCAGTGGCTTTACTTATATTGGGAATTTCAGCTTACTGCTACCAAGATTTAAATGTCATCAATAACCAACTCTTATGGGATATCAagagaaaaattgaaaacttggAAATCAAAAACACTGGACTAG GCAATCAGAACAAAGAAATTGTGAGTGCTTTGAATGCAGATAGCAGAAGTGACACTATCTCATGTACATTACAAGGATATAACAGTAATACAGATAGACCCAGTACATTAACAGCAGCTGCTGATA CAACAGGTTATGAAAGTGACAGTGGTTGTAGTGAGAGTAGTATATCTACAGAGAGTTTGTCTGGGAATACTGATAACACATATGTACCCTCGTCTTTGTCTACCGTGGAGAGCTATTCTACATGTTATTCCTGGGAATCCAGTCAGATGACACTTACTGATGAGCTAAGGGATATACGTGGTGCTACACCTCTTAAGGAGCTGGCAGAACAAATTGATGCTTGGGCAAAAACTGGAAAATACAGACAACCTTCACCAA TCCGTAGTATGGAGTCAAGATTTGCAGACCTGACTGGAAGTAGAGTTACCAGATCTATAACACCACAACCA agTACTAGTAAAAATAGTTACAGCCAGAAATATTTTCTTAGACAGAGAAGTCCCAAAACATTGCCATACAATCAGACAGAATATTTTGAATCGCCTGGAAGTTTTGCCAAAACTGTAAAATCCTTGGAGAAGATCACAAGAAAAAACAGTTTACTGACTAGAAATAACATCAAAGAACAGAAAAGATCCCCACTGTGTGATAAATGA